A window of Choloepus didactylus isolate mChoDid1 chromosome 23, mChoDid1.pri, whole genome shotgun sequence contains these coding sequences:
- the CCDC157 gene encoding coiled-coil domain-containing protein 157 isoform X5, protein MAHLLGSQACMDSLRKDLTDLQGTIVDVFSRAGPVCAPSWKFPDRVACDLDMVSLLEHYDYMPGDPEFTQLSHAVLLELVIDRLLLLLQSCASYLENLSSEQMMPLAQAVGPCMSVGLTVRCFWNSLLKLGTLYQQAAPQKRVNQGETLTSKPTAKGEPVRSPEFVPAKFIKPLSPKPDLPQSCQEPDTVPIRATRATENARSIHSQTVETALVPCDACASVQGSLREVGKVVMSLCQAQNLPSSLGPFQQLVQDSMGLKPLPAATVGHWAAEQSKDLLRVSKHVEALTQLIGPLRAQLEEAEGQKAGLKKQVGELEQALQQEQGERRQQAEEAEQRLAEREHDKQQLLTETRDLKRKVAALEEQLRQQQESIEAVEAKAKQLQEEAELRAAAEKQVQQLEEQVQLLAGRLDGASQQIRWASTELDKEKARVDSMVRHQESLQVKQRALLQQLDGLDQEREELRGRLDEAEAQRAHVEEQLQCLQSEREQGQCQLRAQQELLQSLQREKQGLEQATTDLQLTISELERELLELRERERLLVAFPDLHRPSKAQIQSSGNITDDMERQVEANDIRIRVLQEENGRLRATLGKIHEVAQQGGLQLIPQDQLWCPPTTGSQGTAHTARAQKASPGMWSPQPCRVQACGGPRSSWLPPDGRWDSTQRAERSFWHLGNMEVFLSLVQGLQGKTWTLNHLKEERFQGEGGDVWGMESSAELGPGGH, encoded by the exons ATGGCGCACCTGCTGGGCAGCCAGGCCTGCATGGACAGCCTGCGCAAGGACCTCACTGACCTGCAGGGCACCATCGTTGACGTGTTCTCCCGTGCTGGCCCCGTGTGTGCCCCCTCCTGGAAGTTCCCCGACCGCGTGGCTTGCGACCTGGACATGGTGTCCCTGCTGGAGCACTACGACTACATGCCGGGCGACCCCGAGTTCACGCAGCTGTCCCACGCTGTGCTGCTGGAGCTGGTGATCGACAG GCTCCTGCTGCTGCTTCAGAGCTGTGCAAGCTACCTGGAGAACCTCAGCTCGGAGCAGATGATGCCCCTGGCCCAGGCCGTGGGGCCCTGTATGTCCGTGGGGCTCACAGTGCGCTGCTTCTGGAACAGCCTGCTGAAGCTGGGCACACTTTACCAGCAAGCAGCCCCCCAG AAAAGGGTGAACCAAGGGGAAACCCTTACCTCCAAGCCCACAGCCAAGGGCGAGCCAGTCAGGAGCCCTGAATTTGTACCTGCCAAGTTCATCAAGCCCCTGTCCCCAAAGCCAGACTTGCCCCAGAGCTGCCAAGAACCAGACACTGTCCCCATCAGAGCAACCAGGGCCACTGAGAACGCCAGGAGCATCCACTCCCAGACCGTTGAGACGGCCCTGGTGCCCTGTGACGCATGCGCCAGCGTTCAGGGCAGCCTGCGGGAGGTGGGCAAGGTGGTCATGAGCCTGTGTCAGGCCCAGAACTTGCCCTCGTCCCTAGGCCCCTTCCAGCAGCTGGTGCAGGACAGCATGGGGCTCAAGCCACTGCCAGCTGCCACCGTGGGCCACTGGGCAGCAGAGCAGAGCAAAGACCTGCTGCGTGTCAGTAAGCATGTGGAGGCCCTCACTCAGCTCATCGGGCCCCTCCGGGCCCAGCTGGAGGAggctgagggacagaaggccggACTGAAGAAGCAGGTGGGCGAGCTGGAGCAAGCCCTGCAGCAGGAGCAGGGAGAGCGGCGGCAGCAGGCAGAGGAGGCTGAGCAGCGCCTGGCTGAGCGGGAACATGACAAGCAGCAACTGCTCACAG AAACGAGAGACCTAAAGAGAAAGGTGGCCGCCCTGGAGGAGCAGCTGAGGCAGCAGCAGGAGTCCATAGAGGCTGTGG AGGCAAAGGCAAAGCAGCTGCAGGAGGAGGCGGAGCTCAGGGCGGCAGCTGAGAAGCAGGTGCAACAGCTGGAAGAGCAGGTGCAGCTGCTGGCCGGGCGGCTGGACGGGGCCAGCCAGCAGATCCGCTGGGCCAGCACAGAGCTGGACAAGGAGAAGGCCCGGGTTGACAGCATGGTCCGCCACCAGGAG TCCCTGCAGGTCAAACAGCGAGCCCTGCTACAGCAGCTGGACGGCCTGGACCAGGAGCGCGAGGAGCTACGAGGCCGCCTGGATGAGGCTGAGGCCCAGCGGGCCCATGTGGAGGAGCAGCTGCAGTGCCTGCAGAGCGAGAGGGAGCAAGGCCAGTGCCAGCTCCGGGCCCAGCAG gagctgCTGCAGAGCCTGCAGCGGGAGAAGCAAGGCCTGGAGCAGGCGACGACGGACCTGCAGCTGACCATCTCAGAGCTGGAACGGGAGCTCCTGGAGCTGCGGGAGCGAGAGCGGCTGCTGGTGGCCTTCCCGGACCTCCACAGGCCCAGCAAGGCCCAGATCCAAA GCTCCGGCAACATCACAGATGACATGGAGAGGCAGGTAGAGGCCAATGACATCCGCATCCGGGTCCTACAGGAGGAGAACGGGCGGCTTCGGGCCACGCTGGGCAAAATCCACGAGGTGGCTCAGCAGGGGGGCCTCCAG CTGATCCCCCAGGACCAGCTCTGGTGCCCTCCAACCACGGGAAGCCAGGGCACAGCACACACAGCTCGGGCCCAGAAGGCATCCCCAGG GATGTGGAGTCCCCAGCCTTGCCGAGTCCAGGCATGTGGTGGGCCCCGGAGCTCCTGGCTTCCTCCAGACGGGAGATGGGACAGCACACAGAGGGCAGAAAGAAGCTTCTGGCACTTGGGCAACATGGAAGTCTTTCTCTCCCTAGTGCAAGGGCTACAGGGTAAAACATGGACTCTTAACCATCTCAAAGAAGAGAGGTTTCAGGGTGAGGGTGGCGATGTGTGGGGAATGGAAAGCAGTGCTGAGCTGGGCCCAGGAGGACACTGA
- the CCDC157 gene encoding coiled-coil domain-containing protein 157 isoform X6, protein MAHLLGSQACMDSLRKDLTDLQGTIVDVFSRAGPVCAPSWKFPDRVACDLDMVSLLEHYDYMPGDPEFTQLSHAVLLELVIDRLLLLLQSCASYLENLSSEQMMPLAQAVGPCMSVGLTVRCFWNSLLKLGTLYQQAAPQKRVNQGETLTSKPTAKGEPVRSPEFVPAKFIKPLSPKPDLPQSCQEPDTVPIRATRATENARSIHSQTVETALVPCDACASVQGSLREVGKVVMSLCQAQNLPSSLGPFQQLVQDSMGLKPLPAATVGHWAAEQSKDLLRVSKHVEALTQLIGPLRAQLEEAEGQKAGLKKQVGELEQALQQEQGERRQQAEEAEQRLAEREHDKQQLLTETRDLKRKVAALEEQLRQQQESIEAVEAKAKQLQEEAELRAAAEKQVQQLEEQVQLLAGRLDGASQQIRWASTELDKEKARVDSMVRHQESLQVKQRALLQQLDGLDQEREELRGRLDEAEAQRAHVEEQLQCLQSEREQGQCQLRAQQELLQSLQREKQGLEQATTDLQLTISELERELLELRERERLLVAFPDLHRPSKAQIQSSGNITDDMERQVEANDIRIRVLQEENGRLRATLGKIHEVAQQGGLQLIPQDQLWCPPTTGSQGTAHTARAQKASPGPLGRRPLPGSRTGSAGRSQPGQPRASPPQQPCSQPSQSSLEDVTHSAICAQNPIRVLARLRRRISPGRGQASSANQPQERPT, encoded by the exons ATGGCGCACCTGCTGGGCAGCCAGGCCTGCATGGACAGCCTGCGCAAGGACCTCACTGACCTGCAGGGCACCATCGTTGACGTGTTCTCCCGTGCTGGCCCCGTGTGTGCCCCCTCCTGGAAGTTCCCCGACCGCGTGGCTTGCGACCTGGACATGGTGTCCCTGCTGGAGCACTACGACTACATGCCGGGCGACCCCGAGTTCACGCAGCTGTCCCACGCTGTGCTGCTGGAGCTGGTGATCGACAG GCTCCTGCTGCTGCTTCAGAGCTGTGCAAGCTACCTGGAGAACCTCAGCTCGGAGCAGATGATGCCCCTGGCCCAGGCCGTGGGGCCCTGTATGTCCGTGGGGCTCACAGTGCGCTGCTTCTGGAACAGCCTGCTGAAGCTGGGCACACTTTACCAGCAAGCAGCCCCCCAG AAAAGGGTGAACCAAGGGGAAACCCTTACCTCCAAGCCCACAGCCAAGGGCGAGCCAGTCAGGAGCCCTGAATTTGTACCTGCCAAGTTCATCAAGCCCCTGTCCCCAAAGCCAGACTTGCCCCAGAGCTGCCAAGAACCAGACACTGTCCCCATCAGAGCAACCAGGGCCACTGAGAACGCCAGGAGCATCCACTCCCAGACCGTTGAGACGGCCCTGGTGCCCTGTGACGCATGCGCCAGCGTTCAGGGCAGCCTGCGGGAGGTGGGCAAGGTGGTCATGAGCCTGTGTCAGGCCCAGAACTTGCCCTCGTCCCTAGGCCCCTTCCAGCAGCTGGTGCAGGACAGCATGGGGCTCAAGCCACTGCCAGCTGCCACCGTGGGCCACTGGGCAGCAGAGCAGAGCAAAGACCTGCTGCGTGTCAGTAAGCATGTGGAGGCCCTCACTCAGCTCATCGGGCCCCTCCGGGCCCAGCTGGAGGAggctgagggacagaaggccggACTGAAGAAGCAGGTGGGCGAGCTGGAGCAAGCCCTGCAGCAGGAGCAGGGAGAGCGGCGGCAGCAGGCAGAGGAGGCTGAGCAGCGCCTGGCTGAGCGGGAACATGACAAGCAGCAACTGCTCACAG AAACGAGAGACCTAAAGAGAAAGGTGGCCGCCCTGGAGGAGCAGCTGAGGCAGCAGCAGGAGTCCATAGAGGCTGTGG AGGCAAAGGCAAAGCAGCTGCAGGAGGAGGCGGAGCTCAGGGCGGCAGCTGAGAAGCAGGTGCAACAGCTGGAAGAGCAGGTGCAGCTGCTGGCCGGGCGGCTGGACGGGGCCAGCCAGCAGATCCGCTGGGCCAGCACAGAGCTGGACAAGGAGAAGGCCCGGGTTGACAGCATGGTCCGCCACCAGGAG TCCCTGCAGGTCAAACAGCGAGCCCTGCTACAGCAGCTGGACGGCCTGGACCAGGAGCGCGAGGAGCTACGAGGCCGCCTGGATGAGGCTGAGGCCCAGCGGGCCCATGTGGAGGAGCAGCTGCAGTGCCTGCAGAGCGAGAGGGAGCAAGGCCAGTGCCAGCTCCGGGCCCAGCAG gagctgCTGCAGAGCCTGCAGCGGGAGAAGCAAGGCCTGGAGCAGGCGACGACGGACCTGCAGCTGACCATCTCAGAGCTGGAACGGGAGCTCCTGGAGCTGCGGGAGCGAGAGCGGCTGCTGGTGGCCTTCCCGGACCTCCACAGGCCCAGCAAGGCCCAGATCCAAA GCTCCGGCAACATCACAGATGACATGGAGAGGCAGGTAGAGGCCAATGACATCCGCATCCGGGTCCTACAGGAGGAGAACGGGCGGCTTCGGGCCACGCTGGGCAAAATCCACGAGGTGGCTCAGCAGGGGGGCCTCCAG CTGATCCCCCAGGACCAGCTCTGGTGCCCTCCAACCACGGGAAGCCAGGGCACAGCACACACAGCTCGGGCCCAGAAGGCATCCCCAGG GCCCCTGGGCAGGCGGCCCCTGCCAGGCAGCAGGACAGGCAGTGCAGGCAGGAGCCAGCCAGGACAGCCCCGAGCATCCCCGCCTCAGCAGCCCTGCAGCCAGCCCAGCCAGTCCTCCCTGGAGGACGTGACCCACTCGGCCATCTGTGCCCAGAACCCCATCAGGGTCCTGGCCAGGCTGAGGAGGAGAATCTCCCCTGGCCGGGGCCAGGCCAGCTCTGCAAACCAGCCCCAGGAGCGGCCCACATAA
- the CCDC157 gene encoding coiled-coil domain-containing protein 157 isoform X7, with translation MAHLLGSQACMDSLRKDLTDLQGTIVDVFSRAGPVCAPSWKFPDRVACDLDMVSLLEHYDYMPGDPEFTQLSHAVLLELVIDR, from the coding sequence ATGGCGCACCTGCTGGGCAGCCAGGCCTGCATGGACAGCCTGCGCAAGGACCTCACTGACCTGCAGGGCACCATCGTTGACGTGTTCTCCCGTGCTGGCCCCGTGTGTGCCCCCTCCTGGAAGTTCCCCGACCGCGTGGCTTGCGACCTGGACATGGTGTCCCTGCTGGAGCACTACGACTACATGCCGGGCGACCCCGAGTTCACGCAGCTGTCCCACGCTGTGCTGCTGGAGCTGGTGATCGACAGGTGA